The sequence CGCTGGGCAGCAGGTTGTGCGTCCGGGCCCCCGAGCACGCGACGAGGTGATAGTCCATCGTGGGGTCGAAGGCGTCCGATCTGGTGCCGATCGAGCGCTGTTGCGGGTCGTCCCGCAACCACGCCTGGCGTGACCAGGCATGCTGCGAGCGATGACAGCCGTTCCGGTTCTCCGGGATCCCACCCCCGTTGTGGTTGGAGTCGTGGTAGTAGTCGGTCGACGCGTCGGTGGCCGCTCCCTCGCCGGAGGAGTACGACTCCCCCAGCGCGACCACGAAGTTGCGTGGCTTCTGCGCCAGCGGCACGATCGCGATGGCGTCCCACGCCACGTTCTCGACACCGATGCTGGGGTCCCGGGTGATGTTGCTCAGTGACACCTGGGGGACGCCGTTGAACTGGAACGTGCCCAGCGGCACCCACCGGTTCAGGCCCTGGCGCTGGCCCACCACCCGGGTTTTGTGGCGGTTGCTGGTGATGTTCGCCCCGCGGTCGACCGTGTAGTGCGCCTGCTGACTGTGCGCGCCGTGAGTCGGCATGTGCACGAACACCCGTGCCCACTGGTTGAGGCTGCGGCCGAGACGCCAGGTGCCCGTCACCTTGAGGCGGTCGGTTAGCTCGGACGCGGCGTTCTGCTCGTGGGCGAACCAGAAGTGCCCGTTGAGGCCGCTGCCGATCTGGTGGAAGTCGACCTTGGACGGGTACAGGCCGGCGGCGTTGCCACTGAACTGTAGGTTGAAGGTGCCGTTGTTGGTCACCGGCGTGGGGCATGTGTCGGAGCGGACGATCCCGACCGAGCTGGGCTGGTCGTCGACGATCAGCGCCCCGGCGGGCAGACCGCTGATCGCGCATCTCGGCGGATAGTGCGTTCCCCGCGCGGGCTCGGCCGCGCCGGGGCCGAACCGGAGGTTCTCGTAGCCGCACGCCACCTGGCAGCCGGCCTTCCAGTCAACCGGCCAGTGCCACCAGCAGTGGTAGTCGCTGTAGCCGCACGACGTCGAGGTGGGCGTCACCGAGCAGTTGTTGGCGCTGGTGCAGAAGGTGCCCAGCGGTGGCTTGATCGACTGCGAGCGGTGCAGCGGGTCGACCCACCAGGCCTGGAGGTAGCCGGCGTGGTACTCGCTGGGCGTCCGGAAGTCGTACTTGACGATCGGGTACGCGGCCCAGCCCAGCACCTTCTCCGGGTACGACCAGTCGCTGGGGTGGGCGGCGTCACCCGGTGAACCACCCCCGGCATGGCCGTCGAGGAACGGTGTGCGGGTGAAGGGGTACTCCGGGTTGGCGATGTTCTGTGACCAGCCGAGGCCCCAGTTGCCCCGGTCGTCGGTGCAGTTGGGCCCCGGTGAGCAGCCCGTCCCTCCGGTGCTGGCCTGCGGGTTGAGCCCGGTGTTGTAGGCCCAGATGGCCGCCCACCAGTTCTCCGGGTTGGCCGGATCGGCGTCGTTCATGCGGATGCCCAGGTTGTAGGTCTGGTTCCACTTCTCCTGCAGGATGCGCAGACCCGCGGCGATGTTGGTGGCGTAGTCGACGGCGATCGCCCGCTGCTCGGTGGCCGGGCGGATCACCTCGCCCGGTTTGCCCCGGCCGGCCATCCGCATCCCGTCGGTGACCTGACCGACGCCGTAGCCGCAGTCCGCGTCGGTCCAGTCGATGTTCCAGCCCTTCTCCCCCTCGATGCCGTAGTAGTTGCCGATCAGCGGGTTACCAGGCACCCCTTCGAGGGCGTGCCAACTCGCCTGCCACAGATTCGACTCCTGGGCCAGGATGCCGAGCATGACCTGCGCGGGCACCCGGCCACCGCCGGCGAGCGGGATCGGTGGCAGCATTCCCTGCGGTGACCAGGCCGGCAGGCCCGACTGCCGCCAGTTCGCCGGGCGCTGGACGGTCAGCGCTCCCTGCACCGCCAGGTTCGCCGCCCACTCCACCTGTCGCCAGTGCGGCTGCTCCACCTGCGTGCGCACGTCGTTGCGCGGCACGGAGCAGTAGCGTTCGGCCTCGACGGGCTCGGTCGGTGAGCCGCTGGCCTGGGCACGCATGTCGCCGTCCGTCCGGTACGCCCGTTTCATCTGCGGGTCGCTGCGCTGACCGGTGTCCACCAGCCGGCCTGCCCGAGCGCCGAGGGCCACCCGGAAGTCGACCTGCTCGCCGGTGGCCAACACCTCCGCGCGGAGGGCGACCGGAAGGCCCGACGCCTCTCCGGTCGGCGGCACCGCAGCCGCGGTCCCGTTGGTCACGGGGGCGCGGCGCAGGGCGAGCTGGCCGAGCGTGGACAGCTCGGTCGACTTCGGCACGGCCACCCGCTGGACCACCGCGGGCAGTGCGCCGGTCGACGTGGGATGCCCGGTCAGGAAGACCCGGCCACCCGTGCCCCGGGCGAGGCCGACCCGGGTCAACGGTCCGCGGGCCAACTCGCGCACCTGACCCCGTGCACCCGGCGGGCCACGGTGGTCTCGTCGTCCGCCGCCTCCAACCAGGTGAGCCCACCGGCGGAGTCCGGGCGCAGGTAGGCGCCGACACCGCGGGTGCGGGCGAGGGTGTGTCGGGAACCGTCACGGTCCAGTCGGAAGATCCGGCCGCCCTCCGCCGCGGCCATGTTCTCGCCGTACGGGATCGCGGAGGTCACCTGGCCGGGGAGCTGCTGCCGCCGGACGACGGTGCCCCGTTCGGTGTCCACGAGGTGCACCCGGGTCCGGCCGAGGTCGGTCGCGCCGCCCTGCGTCAGGGTGGCGGTCTCACCGTTGCCGCAGCCCGGGTTGTAGTACGCGATGCTGACGTTCAGGCCGAGCTTTGTCACCTCGCCGGTGGCGATGTCGACCACGGCGGAGAACGCACCCCGGTCGAACAGGTGGGTCCGGTTGGTGAAGTGCCGGGGTTGGTACACGACCACCGCCCGCCGGCCGGACGCGGTCAGGCAGGCGTGCCCGATCCACTGTTCGCTGCTGATCGTCGGTTCGCTCAGCGTGGCGACGGTCCGCCACGTGTAGCCGGTCCGGGCTTCGGCCACCAGCAGGTGGAATCCCCTGCTGTCACCGGACGTGGTGAAGGCCAGGTCCGTCGACGACCGCCAGCCGTCCGGCAGCACGTCGTCCCGGTCTTCGGCGGGAACCTGGGCGATCTCCGGCGCGGGCTGCGGGGCTGGTTCGGCGGCGCCCGGCGCGGGGGTCGGCGTGGCGGGGGTGTAGCCGGTGCGGCCTGGGCGGGGCCGGTGGTCACCACGCTGAGTCCGGCCGCGACCAGCAAGGCCGCGGTCGTCGTGGCCAGCCTGCGGCGGGGGGTTCCGCCGAAGGCCGGACCGGCCCATTGGGGCTTTCGGGTGCGCATTCGCTCCTCTTTCCTACTTGGGGTACCGCGCCGGAGCTGGCGCGGAGCAAGGGGGCAGGACGAACCTGCGGTGGGCGCGCGGACGACACCCGTGGGCGGTGACCGCGTGCGGACGCGCCGAATCGGGCAGGGTCGATCGGCCGGCGCGCCGGGGAAACGGCGTGACGGTGAGCGGTAGGTCAGCTACCGGTCAGGAGGGTGTGGTGGCGGGGGTGGCCGGTCCCGTCGGATTCCATCCGGACGGAACGGCGCCCGGTGGGCAGTCGACGATTTCTGCCGACACCTTCCGTGGCTGGCCCGGCGATCGGGTCACCTCGAAGCGGGCGCAGAAGACGTAGCGGGCCTGATCCTGGGACCAGAGCCAGCCCGAACCGGTGCCTTCCAGTGCCACCTGCACCTCGCCGAGCGAACCGGTGCCCTCGACGTCGGAATTCCGCACGTCCGCACCCAGCTCGCGGGCGTTGGCGTCGAGGGTGGCGACGATGTGGTCCAGGATGTCCCGGATACCGGGTGGGTCGCCGCTCGCCCGGTCGCTCTGGGCCCATTCGGTCGTGTCGGCCGCGACCTGGTCGATGTGCGCGGTGATCTCTTCCCGGGCGTTCTCGGCGGCCGAGTCGACGCAGCCACCGCTCGACAGCAGGACCGCCCCACTCAGCAGCGCTGCCGTGGGCCGCCGCAGGCGGCGCCGGGCGGCGCGGGCGGCATGTGGTCCGTCCCGTCCTCGCCCCGCCGGGCCGTCCGCGATGTCGCGTCGCGGCGGCGCCGGCCTCTCGGCGTCAGGCGCCCGTCTGATTCTTCTGGTGTGGATTCTCAATGTTGCCCCCGTGTGGTCGCGTACTCGGTACTCGACTGACAGTGATCTTACTGGCGTGGATGGGCTTGTCAATCGACCGAGTTCGCTGCGGCCGGGGCACTGTGATCACCCCACTTTTGACCGAAGAGGTGAAGGTCGATGCCAGTCTTCCTCGGCTTCCCACCGTCGAGTGACCCGAACTCGGCGGTGAGCAACGGCTACGAGGTGCAGATCGACGCCACCGACGCGGCGGACCGGACCACCGGCGCGGTCTACGGATTCAAGTCCGCCGACCTCACCGCCCGGGACGCCGCGCTGAACCCGCCCGGCGAGTGGAACACCTACGAGCTGCTGGTCGAGGGGGAGCGGTTGCAGGTCTTCCTGAACCCTTTTTAACCGCGCGCCGCCCGCCTAGAGTGAAGGCGGCGACCGCGAGGTGGCCGGTGAACCGGCGGGAGGCGCAACCCGTCGGTCCCAGGCGCGACAGCGCCCACCGGCACACCTTCTCCGGCCGCCGGCATCCGGTCATCCTCGCCCCGGTCACGCAGGTACGGAATCCCCAACACACGCACGTACAGGGGAGAAGGACACATGGCGCGACCGATCACGCTGTTCACCGGCCAATGGGCCGACCTTCCGTTCGACGAGGTGTGCCGGCTCGCCGCCGAGTGGGGCTACGACGGCCTGGAGATCGCCTGCTGGGGTGACCACTTCGAGGTCGACAAGGCCCTGGCCGACGAGGCGTACGTCGAACGCAAGCGGGAGACGCTCGCCAAGCACAACCTCCAGGTCTTCACGATCTCCAACCACCTGGTCGGCCAGGCGGTCTGTGACCACCCGATCGACGAGCGGCACCAGGGCATCCTGCCCGCCCGGATCTGGGGGGACGGCGAGCCCGAGGGGGTACGCCAGCGGGCCGCCGAGGAGATCAAGGACACCGCCCGGGCCGCGGCGAAGCTCGGCGTCGACACCGTCGTCGGCTTCACCGGCTCGTCGATCTGGCACACCCTGGCGATGTTCCCGCCGGTGCCGCCGTCGATGATCGAACGCGGATACCAGGACTTCGCCGACCGGTGGAACCCGATCCTGGACGTCTTCGACGAGGTGGGGGTGCGCTTCGCCCACGAGGTGCACCCGAGCGAGATCGCCTACGACTACTGGACGACGAAGCGGACCCTCGACGCGATCGGGCACCGCCCCGCGTTCGGGCTGAACTGGGATCCGTCCCACTTCGTCTGGCAGGAACTCGACCCGGTGAACTTCATCTTCGACTTCGCCGACCGGATCTACCACGTCGACTGCAAGGACGCCAAGGTGCGTACCGGCGACGGGCGACGCGGCCGGCTCGCCTCGCACCTGCCCTGGGCGGACCTGCGGCGCGGCTGGGACTTCGTCTCGACCGGTCACGGCGACGTGCCCTGGGAGGACTGCTTCCGGGCGCTGAACGCGATCGGGTACTCCGGGCCGATCTCGGTCGAGTGGGAGGATGCCGGGATGGACCGGCTGGTCGGCGCACCGGAGGCACTCCAGTTCGTCCGCCGGCTCGCCTTCGACGCCCCGGACGCGGCCTTCGACGCGGCGTTCAGCAGCAAGGACTGAGCCGACCTGGAGCGCGGGGTCCGGCGACCGCCGGACCCCGCGACCCGCTGCCCGGCCGACGCCCGGGGCGGGTCAGCCGGCGGTGAAGACGTGATCGCTGACCAGACGGGCCCCGCCGATCACCGCGGCCCGGCCCGCCAGGTCGGAGAGGACGATCGGCATGGTGCCGGTGGCCACGGGCGCCGACCGGCGGTAGACCACGCCCCGGACCTCGGCGAGCAGGATGTGCCCCAGCCCGTCCGGTGCGCCGCCGATCACCACGATGCCCGGGTTGAAGAAGCTGACCAGGCCGACGAGCACCTGGCCGAGGCGACGGGCGGTGTCCCGGACCAGCGTCTGCGCGGCCGGGTCGCCGGCGATCGCGGCCGCCGCGACGTCCGGCACGGTGAGCGTGCCGGCCGCCCCGAGCCGGTCGGCCAGCGGGCCGGACCGGCCCGAGCGTGCCGCCGCCAGCGCCGACCTGACCAACCCGGCGTCGCCGCAGTACGCCTCGAGGCAGCCGACCTCCCCGCAGACGCAGGTGGGGCCGTCGTCGCCGAGCGGCAGGTGGGCGATGTCTCCCGCGCTGCTGGTGGCGCCCCGGTAGAGCGACCCGCCGAGCACCAGACCGCAGCCGATCGCCGTGCCGAGCTTCAGGTAGAGGAAGTCGTCGAAGGTGCGGCCGATCCCGGCGTGCTGCTCGCCGAGGGCGAGCACGTTCGCGTCGTTGTCGACAAGTGCCGGGCAGCCCAGCTCGGCGGCGAACGCGTCGCGGACCGGGAAGCGTTGCCAACCGGGGAGTATGGCCGGCGCGATGGAGGTGCCGCCGTCGACCGGCCCGGGCAGGGCGATGCCGGCCCCGGTGAGCTCGGCCATGCCCAACTCGGCGCGGAGTTTCCCGAGCAGTTCCACGGCCCGGGCGATCACCGGCTCCGGCCCGCCACGGACGTCCGCCGGCTCACCGGTCTCGGCGAGCACGTTCAGCTCACCGTCGGTCACCGCCACGGTGATCCGGTCCGCCGCGAGGACCACGCTGGCGAAGCGGACCCCGCCGGCGAGGCGCAGCAACGACGAGCGGCGCCCGCCGCGGAGGCCGCCGGCCCGGCGGTCTCGACCAGTCCTCGCGCGACGAGCCGGTCCAGTTCCGCGGTGAGGGTCGTCCGGGACAGGCCGAGCACGTCGCCCAACTCCACCCGGGAGCGGGGACCGTCGTCGCGCAGCAACCGGACCAGCCGTGCCTGCTGCGGGTTCTCCGGCCGGACGAGGGCCATCACCACCACCTCCCGACCGGAGTCTTCCACCAGGGTGTTTCGAGCCTGTGCCGGCCAGGGCCACATCCCGTCAACGGACCGCCGGTGGGGACGGGGGCGCGGGTTCGACCGGCCGCACCCGCCTGCCGCCCGCGGAGCACGCAGACGACGGGCCCGACCACGACTGCGGTCGGGCCCGTCGACGTGTGACTAGACGGTGCTGCCGGCGGTGCCGGAGCTGGAGGGCTTGCTGCGGGGGGTGGTGGACGTCGAGCTGGCGGCCGTGCCCGACGAGCCGGAGCCCGACTTCGCGCCGGCCGTCGCCGGCGTGCCGGCGAGGGTGTCGTCGGTGGGGGTGAGCGCCGGCTTGTCGTTCTGGTTCAGCTTCTCGCCCAACTTGGAGTGGCCGAGCTTGTCCTTGCCCTCGTGGTAGAGCCGGGTCGCCTGGGCCTGCGCGACGCCGGCCGCCTCCTGGACGGTCGGGTGGTCGAGCACCTTGCGGCCCTGGACCACCAACTCCTCGTACTTCTCCCGGCCGGCTCGGGCGCCCAGGACGAACCCTGCAGCCAGCCCGCCAAGGAACATGATCTTTCCGCGCATGGCGGCTCCTTTCGTACCTGACGCGCCGTCGTCCCGCTCCGGGGATCCGGTGGCGGGACCGACCAATTCGCGCCTGCGTCCTGTCTTCGGCAGCTAACTACCCATCCTGCTCTCCGCTCATACCTCCTGGTGTCGTGATGGCGATTTATCCCTTCAGTCCGGATGCCGCGGGCCCGGCGCGGCTGGACAACCCCCTGGACCAAGACGCCCCGGAATCCTGTAGTCTAGTGCCCGGCGCGCAGCGCGGAGAGATCCGTTCCCGGCGGCCTTGCAGTCCCCCGTAGCTCAATTGGCAGAGCAGCCGGCTGTTAACCGGCAGGTTTTTGGTTCGAGTCCAAACGGGGGAGCCTTTCTCTCTTGGCACCCACCGGCCCGTTCCGGTGGGCGTTCGCCATCTCCAGGGAGCCCTGGCCAGCGGATGGCGCACCGCCGCAGCGGTCCTGCGGCACCTGCGACAGACCTGAAATCCGGGGCCACGGTCCCGAAGATGATCACCTATGATCCTCGCCATGCCCGCACCCCTCCCGCCGCCGGACCTCGACGCCGCCGCGGCGTACCCCGAGGTCGGCCAGGCCCGCGCGGCGCTCGCCGCCCGCGACTGGCCGGCCCTGCGCGCGCTCGTGGACGGGCAGGAACCGCACGGCCGGACGTTCCTCGTCGGCCAGGTCGGCGACGCACCGGACGCCGAGGACTTCCTGCGCAAGGTGCTGGCCGACGAGCCGGAGGATCCGTTGGCCGGTGCGATGCTGGGTGCGCACCTGATCCGCGCCGGCTGGCGGATCCGGTCGGCCGAGCGGGCGCAGCACGTCAGCCGGGAACAGTTCGACCAGTTCTTCGACCACCTGCGCCGCGCCGAGCAGGTGCTGATCGACGTCACCGCCCGCCACCCCGAGGACGCGGCGGCCTGGACGCAGCGGGTCACCAGCGCCCGCGGGTTGCAACTCGGCCAGGCCGAGGCCCGCCGCCGCTACGACCGGCTCGCCGCCGGGCACCCGCACCACCTGCCGGCACAGAGTTCACTGCTGCAGCAGTTCTGTCCCAAGTGGAGCGGCAGCTGGGAGAAGACCCACGCGTTGGCCCGCGAGTGCGCCGAAGCGGCACCCCCCGGCGCCCCCAACGCGGTACTCGTCGTCGAGGCGCACCTGGAACAGGCCCTCGACCACGGCAACCTGCGCGCCGCGAGTCAGTTCCTGCGCGGCCAGCAGGTACGCGCCGAGATCCACGAGGCGGCGCAGCGCTCGATCTGGCATCCCGAGCACCGCAACGGCTGGGGCTGGGTGTGGGTGCGCAGCACCTTCGCCTTCGCGTTCTGCCTGATGGAGGAGTGGACCCCGGCGGCACAGCAGTTCGCCGCGCTCGGCCACCTCGGCGACGAGTCGATGTTCGGCTACCTCGGCGACGAGGTGGCGCAGTTCCAGCGGTTCCGCGAGAAGGCGTACGCGAAGGGTGGCCGGCCGTGATCCAGCACCTGGAGACCGACGGGGTGCCGACCGTGCTCGCCGCCACCGGCGGGCCGATGCGCGCCGGGCTGACCTTCCGGGTCGGCACCGCCGACGAGACCCTGTCCCGGCACGGCATCACCCACCTGCTCGAACATCTCGCCCTCGCGCCGCTGGGCACCGCCGACTACCACTTCAACGGTGCTACCGGGCCGGTCTTCACCACCTTCCACATGCAGGGCTCCGCGCCGGACATCGCCACGTTCCTGACCGCCGTCTGCGCCAACCTCACCGACCTGCCCACCGGGCGACTGGAGGTCGAGAAGGACATCCTGCGCACCGAGTGGAGCAGCCGGGGCGGCGGACCCACCGACGACCTCCCGCTGTGGCGGCACGGCGCCCGCGACCACGGGCTGAGCAGCTACCCCGAGTGGGGGCTGGGCACGCTCACCGCCGAGGACCTGCGCCAGTGGGCCGCCCGCTGGTTCACCCGGGAGAACGCGGTGCTCTGGATCGCCGGCGACCGGGTGCCCGAGGGACTGCGCCTCACGCTGCCCGCCGGCGCCCGGCAACCCGTACCGGCCGCCTCCTCGGCGCTACCCAGCACCCCGGCGTACTTCGTGCACGGCGCGCAGGCCGTGGTGCTCGACGCGGTCGTGCGGCGCCGGGCCGCCGCGAGCATCTTCGCCGACGTGCTGGAGCGCGAGTTGTTCCGGGCGCTGCGTCAGGACGCCGGGCTCTCCTACACGACCACCACCGGGTACGAGCCGCGCGGCGACGGCCAGGCCCACCTGCGCGCGCTCGTCGACGCGCTCGCCGAGAAGCAGGACGCCGTGCTCGGCGGGTTCATCGACGTGCTGGCCAAGCTGCGGGTGGGCCGGATCGAGCAGAGCGACCTCGACGCCGCGGTGGCCAAGCGGGTCGACATGTACTCCACCGTCGAGGCCGACGCCGCGCGGCTGCCCGCGTACGCGTTCAACCTGCTCACCGGCGAGCCGAACCGCACCGTCGACGAGCACCGGGCCGACCTGAAGGCGATCACCCTGGCGGACCTGGACGAGGTGGCCCGGGAGGTGTCCGCCTCGGCGCTGCTGATGGTGCCGGACGGCACCCGCGCCGACTGGGCCGGCTTCACCGCGGCACCCACCACCTCGGAGTCGGTCGCGGCGGGCACCACCTACCACTCACGGGACGACGACAACCGGCTGCGGATCGGCCCCGAAGGGGTCAGCCATCTCGGCGCCGGGGGCACGCTCACCGTCGCGTACGCCGACTGCGCCGTCATGCTCGCCTGGCCGGACGGCGCCCGGCAGCTGATCGGCGCCGACGCCATCGTGCTGCACATCGAGCCGACCCTGTTCGACGTGCGCCCGGCGGCGATGACCGTCATCGACAACGGCGTGCCGCCCGACCGGCAGGTCAGGATGCCACCCCGCGACCCGGAGCGAATCCCGCAACCACGCGCCCTGCGCGAGGCCCGCGAGCACCAGGCCCGGACCAGGCGCGCCTGGTGGGAGGTGCCGCTGATGGTGCTCAGTGGTCTCGCCACCCTGACGGTCGGCGGGTTCGCCCTGCTGCTCACCATCGGCATGTTCATCAGCCCCACCGCGGAGGAGGACAAGGCCCTGCTCTGGGGCGTGAGCGTGGTCGGCTGGCTGCTCGCTGTTATCCTCGCGGTGCCCGTCGTGCTGCTGGCGCGGGGGCGACGCCGGTGACGAGAGACCGTCGACACCGACTCCTTCCGACCGGAACAGCGCGACGCTCGCCCACGGCGTCCGACCTCGCCAACCGTCGGACCGCACGGGGAGGTCGAAGGGTTCGTTGACCGGTGATCGACTGGGCGGTATAAGATCCGGCCCGGTACCGGGGCGGTAGCTCAGCCGGTTAGAGCAGGGGACTCATAATCCCTCGGTCGCGGGTTCGAGCCCCGCCCGCCCCACCATTCATCTCGGTGCCGGCCGCGAGAGCGATCGTGGCAGCGCCGTGGCGTAGATCATGCAGGCGGATCGGCGGCAAGCCCGCCTTGCGTACCAATCGATCGAAGTAGTCCGACGGCCAGTTGGGCTCGACCCACTCAGACGCCCCCAGGACGTCACCGTGACCGCTCCGGTGGTGTTCGACAGCCGGCGCGTGGAGCCCGGCGGGATGTTCGTGGCGCTGCCCGGTGAGCGCGTCGACGGGCACGACTACGCCACCCAAGCCGCGGATGACGTCCGTTCCTGGTGATCGATCTACTCTTTTGGATGGCGATTCTTTATTTGAGGTCGTCTGGCGTCTATTTGCTCGTGATGCTGGAAACCGTGGTGGACACCTCGCACGAGGGCGACATACAGTGAGTTGGAAGATAAAGTTTGACCGATCGCCTGAATTGAGGTGCTACTATGGCCGGCACCGTTTACCACGTTCCGGTGCTGATGCGTGGAAGCCATATCCACCCGGCCAAGGGCGGATGTCTTGTCGAACTCTCCAGCACTCTGCCCGGCGGGCCGTGGACTGCCTGTCCAGCACACCTGGACCGGGCCCTGGTAACCCTGGCCCAGGTGGTCAACGACGCGACTAGCGACGAACGCCGCCTGAACCTGATCGGGCTCGTGCCGTGGCTGGTCGGACTGCGACTCGAAAACAGCGATCGGACTGGCCCGCTCATTGCAATTCTCGCCGCGCGGGAAAGCCTACGGCATGCGGATCGTGCCACCGGCGAACGCCTCAAAAGCGCTGTGGCCATGCTCTCTGAGAAAGGCGCCGGTGGCGTCGGCAGGTGGAAAGGGTTGTGGCGGAGGCGTCTTGTCCACCGCACCATCAGGCTGGCGGTCTCCGCCTACAGCGAATCTCAGGAGTCGGACGAAGCGCTACGGGGACTGTTGGTCGACGCGATCAATTTCGTTCGTGAACTGGACGGACTGCCCGACCTGACCGACGTGCCGGTGATCGCCGCCGGTCACCCGCTGACCCTCCCGGTCCACGTCACGCTTCACGTGGCCGGGGAGGACACCCACTACCGGTGCGTCGCGCTGCGGGGTGAGTGGCCCGAGCAGCTCAACGAGGCATGGCAGGCGCGGATGATCGAGCTTTCCCGACGCCGGGTGGCTGGACACGGAGACCAGGTCTGATACGCCCCGCGTCCGGCAGCGCAGGTCAGGCGTCCACCGGAGGCACCGTCCCCACGGTGAGGCCGCTCACCAGGCGTCTCGGTGCCAGTCGGGACCGCCCGTCGAGCATCGCCAGTTCGAGCACGACCGCAAAGCCGGTTACCTGGGCGTCGACCCGCTCCACCAGGGAGGCCGCTGCGGTCAGGGTGCCACCGGTGGCCAGGACATCGTCGACGATCAGTACACGTTGACCTCGCGCGAGAGTTCCGCGCTGGATCTGCAACGTGGCGAGGCCGTACTCCAGCTGATAGTCGGCATCGTGGGTCGCACCCGGTAGCTTTCCCGCCTTGCGTGCCAGCAGCAGGGGACGGTCGGCGGCCAGCGCGACGGCGGTGCCCACGACGAAACCGCGGGCCTCGACCGCGAGAATCGCGTCAACCTTCCCGGCGAAGGCGTCTGCCAGGTGTGCGCCGGTGGCACGCATGAGCTGCGGGGCGGCGTACACCCCGGCGAGGTCCTGGAACAGCACCCCGGCGCTGGGAAAGTCGGGGAATACCCGGATGACCCCCGCCAACTGCTCGGCCAGTGAGGTGCCGGGGACCTCCGACGATTCGACCTGCGCGTGTGATGCCATGACAACCTCCGATGTCGGACGCGGTGCTTCAGCGGACAGATGGCGGTTCGAGCGGACGACGGACATGGTGCCGGTGGGCCGAGGACGCAAGTCAGCCCGAGGGAGGCAGGAAGCCCACCGCCCGGCCGGGAGCACCGGTGCCGCCCTCGACGTTGAGCGGTAGGAAACAGAACCAGGCACCGCGTGCCGGCAACTTCGACAGGCCGGTGAGGCACTCCACGAACACCGCACCGGTACGCAGGGCGGCCACATGGGTCGGTCGTCCGTCGTGGGCTGGCCCCATCGAAGGGGCGTCGATGCCGACGCAGCGGACGCCCCGGTCCAGGAGCAGCTCGATCGCGGCGACCGATGGTGCCGGCCAGCCCGGCTGCCGGGCGGTGACGATCACGTCGTGCACGTAGCGCTGCCCCTCCTCGCCGCGGACGTAGTGCCGGTCCCAGCCGGTGTGCAGCAGGACGATCTCCCCGGGGCGCAACCGGCCGTGCTGGCCCTCCCACGCCTCGATGACCTCA is a genomic window of Micromonospora tarapacensis containing:
- a CDS encoding SGNH/GDSL hydrolase family protein — protein: MARGPLTRVGLARGTGGRVFLTGHPTSTGALPAVVQRVAVPKSTELSTLGQLALRRAPVTNGTAAAVPPTGEASGLPVALRAEVLATGEQVDFRVALGARAGRLVDTGQRSDPQMKRAYRTDGDMRAQASGSPTEPVEAERYCSVPRNDVRTQVEQPHWRQVEWAANLAVQGALTVQRPANWRQSGLPAWSPQGMLPPIPLAGGGRVPAQVMLGILAQESNLWQASWHALEGVPGNPLIGNYYGIEGEKGWNIDWTDADCGYGVGQVTDGMRMAGRGKPGEVIRPATEQRAIAVDYATNIAAGLRILQEKWNQTYNLGIRMNDADPANPENWWAAIWAYNTGLNPQASTGGTGCSPGPNCTDDRGNWGLGWSQNIANPEYPFTRTPFLDGHAGGGSPGDAAHPSDWSYPEKVLGWAAYPIVKYDFRTPSEYHAGYLQAWWVDPLHRSQSIKPPLGTFCTSANNCSVTPTSTSCGYSDYHCWWHWPVDWKAGCQVACGYENLRFGPGAAEPARGTHYPPRCAISGLPAGALIVDDQPSSVGIVRSDTCPTPVTNNGTFNLQFSGNAAGLYPSKVDFHQIGSGLNGHFWFAHEQNAASELTDRLKVTGTWRLGRSLNQWARVFVHMPTHGAHSQQAHYTVDRGANITSNRHKTRVVGQRQGLNRWVPLGTFQFNGVPQVSLSNITRDPSIGVENVAWDAIAIVPLAQKPRNFVVALGESYSSGEGAATDASTDYYHDSNHNGGGIPENRNGCHRSQHAWSRQAWLRDDPQQRSIGTRSDAFDPTMDYHLVACSGARTHNLLPSGSNPISGVQVSDPLTGAPFQNAWGTTARPHDREVSQLDKGFLDENTTLVTVSIGGNDVEWSAAIENCILSPIPCQESDINGHRAADYLPRLMDQEGRQSVATALRAIRVMAPNAQIMLMGYPQLFSNDANCVEWLGYGISDSEAAWTNQLAVELSDVLREVAIAAHNSIGRVRFVDPIINGDFAGQGVCGDPETIHGIVAAKTAGEDHSKLQNPSQQSFHPKISGATNFARALNREFRNIGL
- a CDS encoding sugar phosphate isomerase/epimerase family protein, giving the protein MARPITLFTGQWADLPFDEVCRLAAEWGYDGLEIACWGDHFEVDKALADEAYVERKRETLAKHNLQVFTISNHLVGQAVCDHPIDERHQGILPARIWGDGEPEGVRQRAAEEIKDTARAAAKLGVDTVVGFTGSSIWHTLAMFPPVPPSMIERGYQDFADRWNPILDVFDEVGVRFAHEVHPSEIAYDYWTTKRTLDAIGHRPAFGLNWDPSHFVWQELDPVNFIFDFADRIYHVDCKDAKVRTGDGRRGRLASHLPWADLRRGWDFVSTGHGDVPWEDCFRALNAIGYSGPISVEWEDAGMDRLVGAPEALQFVRRLAFDAPDAAFDAAFSSKD
- a CDS encoding ROK family protein; the protein is MVLAADRITVAVTDGELNVLAETGEPADVRGGPEPVIARAVELLGKLRAELGMAELTGAGIALPGPVDGGTSIAPAILPGWQRFPVRDAFAAELGCPALVDNDANVLALGEQHAGIGRTFDDFLYLKLGTAIGCGLVLGGSLYRGATSSAGDIAHLPLGDDGPTCVCGEVGCLEAYCGDAGLVRSALAAARSGRSGPLADRLGAAGTLTVPDVAAAAIAGDPAAQTLVRDTARRLGQVLVGLVSFFNPGIVVIGGAPDGLGHILLAEVRGVVYRRSAPVATGTMPIVLSDLAGRAAVIGGARLVSDHVFTAG
- a CDS encoding MarR family transcriptional regulator; its protein translation is MEDSGREVVVMALVRPENPQQARLVRLLRDDGPRSRVELGDVLGLSRTTLTAELDRLVARGLVETAGPAASAAGAARRCCASPAGSASPAWSSRRTGSPWR
- a CDS encoding tetratricopeptide repeat protein, whose protein sequence is MPAPLPPPDLDAAAAYPEVGQARAALAARDWPALRALVDGQEPHGRTFLVGQVGDAPDAEDFLRKVLADEPEDPLAGAMLGAHLIRAGWRIRSAERAQHVSREQFDQFFDHLRRAEQVLIDVTARHPEDAAAWTQRVTSARGLQLGQAEARRRYDRLAAGHPHHLPAQSSLLQQFCPKWSGSWEKTHALARECAEAAPPGAPNAVLVVEAHLEQALDHGNLRAASQFLRGQQVRAEIHEAAQRSIWHPEHRNGWGWVWVRSTFAFAFCLMEEWTPAAQQFAALGHLGDESMFGYLGDEVAQFQRFREKAYAKGGRP